A portion of the Aricia agestis chromosome 1, ilAriAges1.1, whole genome shotgun sequence genome contains these proteins:
- the LOC121733188 gene encoding protein eyes shut: MVTFLILIRISVRMLEERNKCSFLFLFVIIPVVSAGIACLANPCYHGICIDDLNSTYACYCTDGYTGIQCQTNWDECWSDPCQNGGTCIDGVASYNCSCPDGFIGDNCEINYNECESNPCLNNGTCIDMTNEYVCHCMPGFSGEHCENDVAVCNSTEEIRCYNGGECIEGPGFKFYCKCLEGWTGPKCEDQIDECESSPCKNGGICIDAHADYMCACTYGFTGKSCEVQIQFCDENSCSNGALCVVEDGERICYCVPDYHGERCEFQYDECLLGPRCLNGGTCIDGVDNFTCSCPPDLTGPLCECLILDDGTYDCEYVRTTIIPENTTYIGNTHIHDITTTEATYRNFTTEGFRSTTTTRFGTSDIFITTSSLGVNDVTQPESTTFTTITEPIQPKTIETDDQTKSNKTEPTMTSVANVEVTSESSTEAITTDISTATETTSTPSPTITEVATLITSENPLTTIQTTAESLPNTSDPVTEGTSGTTSEFTKHVQGEEKTSKSADSATTPFVTTSAIPILDTTTEKMFTDTPLDSTTSISTASSSVAPDTDTTKTMFDFSTDSYQTVPTDCDDSICNNHGTCHTGMHGIRCQCNFNYGGIHCEEKITIKSAAFDGNSYVVHRIRNSTSIDIEFSARTLISDGQIMHVDIARSVYMELYMKSGLLKFQFSCGYQTMLLGELKTYVNKGYPMKIETRLDLYMKEQLCNATIRLNDTLAMSGGQIANITTLHNNATVHFGNGFISNHSEKKQFVGCIKDLIINGESREVFGDAVDAVEVSECSSLSCLSSPCLNGGSCSDHDDTYVCSCANGWMGASCNQSVCEHNPCGGGGSCVRHPGSGFLCLCPYGRHGIFCEYNVEITRPSLAPIASGKSSYVIYGLSPNALNSDRFDLRLRFQTNDMDQIALLAFVGQNGRHDSKSQHLALTFVKGYIMLTWNMGSGPRRVFTARAIKRGAHTVRVWRRGRTAGLTVDARHNVTGNAPATRTNMTLTPYVYIGGHPSDGFHELPHDIPLHGGWSGCVWDVGGQSVSRVVAGRGVGQCGVSQCTPRSCNAPHGVCLHSPATYGCICNEGWFGPTCNSRQGQCDPKHSKCRGRCVITLDESECDCPYGKSGENCELDLIPLDMYFTGRRSYLTLHPRSLSSVSLSLEAEIKPIKERGLIIFVETPHFYTALSLQGGLLEYRWTDRLSGVSSVVRSGAVSALRAWHGVRAGRYGDRLYVWADGALATQPLRAHAYPHTASDATVVLGGAADLSTLPIDVMSGPPESYTGCIRNFHINNVPIPLEEQTIKDGQNVGACDGSVCGGAGSGARCRRGACAGAHCGPAPCYRGRCLCPATTAGERCLTHVNVSTPQFDGAAMLSLTRAARRSGQLAAAPARIAFNFTTAEPDGLLLWIKTGSKYFGLGLHNGYLQVAWTVGNSTVIRTKNEESRRDSQSSTLVQAGFLADGDWHDLMLDLNHNLTLTVDQLLYFDEEFHMDDKYKDYDIFLGGLNTDDFTVRRLFAQNFKGCIDQISTKEDVYLTDYSAVVSENIQSCQLFPTT, from the exons ATGGTGACATTCCTAA TCTTGATTAGAATTTCTGTCAGAATGTTAGAAGAAAGGAATAAGTGCagctttttgtttctttttgtcATCATACCCGTCGTATCCGCTGGAATCGCTTGCCTAGCGAATCCATGTTACCATGGAATTTGCATCGACGATCTAAATAG CACCTACGCATGCTACTGTACGGACGGTTACACTGGGATACAGTGCCAGACGAACTGGGACGAGTGCTGGTCAGATCCCTGCCAGAATGGAGGGACGTGCATCGACGGCGTGGCCTCCTATAACTGCTCGTGTCCTGATGGATTTATCG GAGACAACTGCGAAATTAACTACAACGAATGCGAATCGAACCCTTGTCTAAATAATGGGACATGTATTGATATGACGAACGAGTATGTCTGCCACTGCATGCCGGGGTTCTCTGGCGAGCATTGCGAGAACGACGTGGCTGTCTGCAACTCCACTGAAGAAATCAGGTGCTATAACGGCGGAGAGTGCATAGAAGGCCCAGGCTTCAAATTCTATTGCAAATGCTTGGAAG GTTGGACGGGTCCAAAATGTGAGGATCAAATTGACGAATGCGAGTCGAGCCCGTGCAAAAACGGCGGCATTTGTATCGATGCTCATGCAGACTACATGTGCGCCTGTACATATG GATTCACCGGTAAAAGCTGTGAAGTACAAATACAGTTCTGCGACGAGAACTCCTGTAGCAACGGAGCTCTGTGTGTTGTTGAGGACGGTGAAAGAATCTGCTACTGTGTACCTGATTACCACGGGGAACGCTGCGAGTTCCAATACGACGAGTGCTTACTGGGACCAAG gtgCTTAAACGGAGGAACATGTATCGATGGTGTAGACAATTTCACTTGCTCTTGTCCTCCGGATCTCACGGGGCCATTGTGCGAGTGCCTGATTCTCGACGACGGCACATACGACTGTGAATACGTTAGAACCACTATCATACCAGAAAATACTACGTATATAGGAAATACTCATATTCACGACATAACGACGACCGAAGCTACTTACAGAAACTTTACAACAGAAGGTTTCCGAagtactactactactagatTTGGCACATCTGATATTTTCATCACAACTTCTAGTCTCGGTGTCAATGATGTAACACAACCAGAATCTACCACATTTACTACAATCACTGAGCCGATCCAACCAAAAACAATCGAAACCGACGATCAAACTAAATCGAACAAGACTGAACCAACTATGACGAGTGTTGCTAATGTAGAAGTTACATCTGAATCTTCGACGGAAGCAATCACAACGGACATATCTACGGCGACTGAAACTACGTCTACACCATCGCCAACCATAACTGAAGTGGCAACGTTAATAACATCGGAAAATCCATTAACAACAATTCAGACGACTGCAGAATCTTTACCAAACACTTCGGATCCTGTAACTGAAGGAACTTCTGGCACTACATCAGAATTTACCAAACACGTTCAAGGAGAAGAAAAAACCAGTAAAAGTGCAGACAGTGCAACTACACCATTTGTCACGACATCAGCTATACCAATACTAGACACGACTACCGAGAAAATGTTTACTGACACTCCTCTAGATAGTACAACGTCTATATCGACTGCGTCATCTTCAGTAGCTCCGGATACTGATACAACTAAGACAATGTTTGATTTCTCAACTGATTCGTACCAGACTGTACCAACAGATTGTGATGATTCCATTTGCAACAACCATGGAACTTGTCACACCGGAATGCATGGGATAaga TGCCAATGTAACTTCAATTACGGAGGTATACACTGCGAAGAAAAAATTACTATTAAGTCGGCAGCATTTGATGGAAATTCCTACGTTGTTCATAGAATAAGGAACTCTACCTCTATAGATATAGAGTTCAGCGCAAGAACCTTAATCAGCGACGGCCAGATTATGCATGTGGATATAGCTAGAAGTGTTTACATGGAGCTCTACATGAAATCCGGTCTACTGAAGTTTCAGTTCTCCTGCGGGTATCAGACAATGCTGCTCGGTGAACTGAAGACGTATGTCAATAAAGGATATCCAATGAAAATTGAGACCAG ACTGGATTTGTACATGAAGGAGCAACTGTGCAATGCGACAATCAGACTTAATGACACTCTGGCCATGAGTGGCGGGCAAATTGCAAACATCACCACTCTACACAATAACGCCACCGTTCATTTCGGTAACGGCTTCATCAGTAACCATTCAGAGAAGAAACAGTTCGTCGGCTGCATAAAGGACTTAATC ataaATGGAGAAAGTCGAGAAGTTTTCGGTGATGCGGTGGACGCGGTAGAGGTGTCGGAATGCTCATCTCTGTCTTGTCTTTCTTCGCCGTGCCTCAACGGCGGCTCGTGCAGTGATCATGATGACACCTACGTTTGTTCCTGCGCTAATGG TTGGATGGGCGCAAGCTGTAACCAGTCAGTGTGCGAGCACAACCcgtgcggcggcggcggcagctGCGTCCGTCACCCCGGCAGCGGCTTCCTCTGCCTCTGTCCGTACGGGAGACATGGCATCTTCTGCGAGTata ACGTAGAGATCACTCGACCATCGTTAGCGCCGATTGCTTCAGGGAAGTCATCCTACGTCATCTACGGGCTCTCGCCTAACGCTCTGAACTCGGACAGATTTGATCTCCGACTACGGTTCCAAACGAATGACATGGACCAAATTGCCTTATTGGCGTTTGTAGGGCAGAACGGCCGGCACGACTCCAAAAGCCAACATCTGGCTCTGACGTTCGTGAAAGGTTACATCATGCTCACGTGGAACATGGGAAGTG GTCCTCGTCGGGTGTTCACCGCTCGGGCGATAAAGCGCGGCGCACACACGGTGCGCGTGTGGCGGCGCGGACGCACGGCCGGCCTCACCGTGGACGCGCGACACAACGTCACCGGCAACGCGCCCGCCACACGCACCAACATGACGCTCACTCCCTATGTTTATATTG GCGGTCACCCATCGGACGGTTTCCACGAGCTGCCGCACGACATCCCGCTGCACGGGGGGTGGAGCGGGTGCGTGTGGGACGTGGGCGGGCAGTCGGTGTCGCGCGTCGTCGCCGGCCGCGGCGTCGGCCAGTGCGGCGTGTCGCAGTGTACGCCGCGCTCGTGCAACGCGCCGCACGGAGTGTGCCTGCACTCGCCAGCTACGTACGG gtGTATCTGTAATGAAGGTTGGTTTGGGCCGACCTGCAACAGTCGCCAAGGGCAATGCGATCCCAAGCATTCCAAGTGCCGAGGCCGCTGCGTGATAACCCTCGATGAATCAGAATGTGATTGTCCCTATGGAAAATCTGGGGAAAATTGTGAGCTTG atTTAATTCCGTTGGACATGTATTTCACCGGAAGACGGTCGTATCTGACTCTACACCCACGGTCACTGTCCAGCGTTTCGCTATCTCTGGAAGCGGAGATCAAACCTATCAAAGAGCGCGGTCTTATCATATTCGTAGAGACTCCGCATTTTTATACAGCGTTGTCGCTACAAGGTGGACTGTTGGAGTACCGATGGACAG ACCGTTTGTCCGGCGTGTCGTCAGTAGTGCGGAGCGGGGCGGTGTCCGCGCTGCGGGCGTGGCACGGCGTGCGCGCGGGCCGCTACGGCGACCGCCTGTACGTGTGGGCGGACGGCGCGCTCGCCACGCAGCCGCTGCGGGCGCACGCGTACCCGCACACTGCTAGCGACGCAACAGTTGTGCTAG GTGGTGCTGCAGATCTATCAACATTGCCGATAGACGTTATGTCGGGACCCCCAGAATCTTATACTGGCTGCATAAGAAATTTCCATATCAACAATGTTCCAATCCCACTTGAGGAACAAACTATAAAAG ATGGTCAAAATGTCGGTGCTTGCGACGGGTCGGTATGCGGCGGTGCGGGGAGCGGGGCGCGGTGTCGGCGCGGCGCGTGTGCGGGCGCGCACTGCGGCCCCGCCCCCTGCTACCGCGGTCGCTGTCTGTGTCCCGCCACTACCGCCGGAGAACGCTGTCTTACAC ACGTGAACGTGAGCACGCCGCAGTTCGACGGCGCGGCCATGTTGTCGCTGACGCGTGCGGCGCGGCGCAGCGGCCAGCTGGCGGCGGCGCCTGCACGCATCGCCTTCAACTTCACCACCGCCGAACCAGATGGACTACTGCTTTGGATTAAAACG
- the LOC121726843 gene encoding putative defense protein Hdd11-like produces MKIACAFMVVALAVYAEAYSEGAPTSACKDMIPRHPVEPKKTPAPYIVTTNTKVVKAGTPLEVTISGKTPKDTIKGLMLQARVGDQPVGTFKLAPNEQLVQLLKCSNAGDTVTHKKHDASLDRQTITLTWVPPADLNDEVKFRATIALNGAVFWVGVESAPIKVSL; encoded by the exons ATGAAGATCGCGTGTGCGTTTATGGTGGTGGCTCTGGCCGTGTACGCGGAGGCCTACTCCGAGGGCGCCCCCACCAGCGCCTGCAAGGACATGATTCCCAGACATCCCGTGGAGCCCAAGAAGACCCCGGCTCCTTATATCGTCACTACTAACACCAAG GTGGTAAAAGCTGGTACACCATTGGAAGTAACCATCTCGGGGAAGACGCCCAAGGACACGATCAAGGGTCTGATGCTGCAGGCGCGCGTGGGAGACCAGCCCGTCGGTACCTTCAAGCTGGCACCCAACGAGCAGCTCGTTCAGCTGCTGAAGTGCAGCAATGCTGGT GACACGGTGACCCACAAGAAGCACGACGCTAGCCTGGACCGTCAGACCATCACCCTCACCTGGGTGCCGCCCGCAGACCTCAACGACGAAGTCAAGTTCAG GGCCACCATCGCGTTGAACGGAGCTGTGTTCTGGGTCGGCGTTGAGTCCGCACCCATCAAAGTCTCTCTTTAA
- the LOC121726835 gene encoding MKRN2 opposite strand protein — protein MDPGILCFHHCDHKVFCTIIPEQCPVCQQKLDRYDYNLLPFRVPYPFVKASQHPRAIVMKPTHGDFLNDYYNSKDLHIGVTNSQGCVIEFSEQGISGIDPATKKWSGGDTSIHWDQCLLLEQFDELWNEIWDGVLLKVSQSPLWEPERYNEERHNCFTFVLTFLRALDCGELSEKAHDPKLFCKQYVVPRTSAAGKYISLYRQLKRQSYFIQKQ, from the exons ATGGATCCGGGTATTCTTTGTTTCCACCATTGTGATCACAAAGTATTCTGTACAATTATCCCAGAACAATGCCCCGTTTGCCAACAGAAACTAGATAGATACGACTACAATCTCTTGCCATTTCG AGTTCCATATCCGTTCGTTAAGGCCTCGCAGCATCCTCGAGCGATAGTAATGAAGCCAACCCATGGAGACTTTCTTAA TGACTATTACAATTCTAAAGATTTACACATAGGAGTCACCAACTCCCAAGGATGTGTAATAGAGTTCAGTGAACAGGGAATAAGTGGAATAGATCCCGCTACTAAGAAATGGAGTGGAGGAGACACAAGTATACACTGGGACCAATGCCTTTTGTTAGAGCAGTTTGATgaactttggaatgaaatatgGGATGGAGTTCTCTTAAAg GTCAGCCAAAGCCCTCTATGGGAGCCGGAGAGATACAATGAGGAGAGACACAACTGCTTCACTTTTGTTCTCACATTTTTAAGGGCCCTTGACTGCGGGGAACTGTCAGAAAAAGCCCACGATCCCaaactattttgtaagcaataTGTAGTTCCCAGAACTTCAGCAGCAGGGAAATATATTTCTCTCTATAGGCAGCTTAAAAGACAGAGCTATTTTATTCAAAAGCAATGA
- the LOC121726828 gene encoding transcription elongation factor S-II, translating into MSVTEDVLKIQKKLTEMTRDDGSGQEEALELLKALQVMAINLNVLTDTRIGMTVNALRKSSKDEEVISLCKTLIKNWKKFLSNTPAKESSGSSSKPKKESSKGKDKKDDKEKDKKLPASFPPQSNTADAVRLKCRELLTQALKTDNDNPNSCGTPEELAEELEECIFSEFKNTDMRYKNRVRSRVANLKDPKNPTLRTNFLNGVISAARLAKMTPDEMASDEMKKLREKFIKEAIDDAQLATVQGTKTEMLKCGKCKKKNCTYNQLQTRSSDEPMTTFVLCNECGNRWKFC; encoded by the exons ATGAGTGTTACTGAAGATgtgttaaaaatacaaaaaaagctGACAGAGATGACAAGAGATGATGGCTCG GGTCAAGAAGAAGCTTTGGAACTCTTAAAAGCCTTGCAAGTGATGGCTATTAATTTGAATGTCCTGACAGACACTAGGATAGGCATGACGGTTAATGCATTGCGCAAATCTAGCAAGGATGAAGAGGTTATATCCCTATGCAAGACACTCATTAAAAATTGGAAGAAGTTTTTGTCTAACACCCCAGCTAAAGAATCATCAGGCAGCTCATCAAAGCCTAAAAAAGAATCCAGTAAAGGCAAAGATAAAAAGGATGACAAAGAAAAAGATAAGAAGTTACCTGCTTCCTTCCCACCGCAGTCAAATACTGCTGATGCAGTGAGACTGAAATGTCGAGAACTGCTCACCCAAGCACTTAAAACTGATAATGACAATCCTAACTCTTGTGGAACCCCAGAAGAACTTGCCGAAGAATTGGAAGAATGTATTTTTTCCGAATTTAAAAATACTGACATGAGGTACAAAAATAGAGTTCGGTCACGAGTGGCAAACTTAAAAGATCCAAAGAATCCAACCCTAAGGACAAACTTCCTGAATGGTGTTATATCTGCCGCTCGACTCGCTAAAATGACACCCGATGAGATGGCCAGCGATGAAATGAAAAAACTGAGAGAAAAATTCATAAAAGAGGCAATTGATGATGCCCAGTTGGCCACAGTACAAGGAACAAAAACAGAAATGCTCAAGTGTGGCAAATGCAAAAAGAAGAACTGCACCTACAACCAACTCCAAACAAGGAGCTCTGATGAACCTATGACCACTTTCGTTCTTTGTAACGAATGTGGTAACCGTTGGAAGTTCTGTTAA